In the Phycisphaerales bacterium genome, AGATTGAGTTCGAACAGCGCGTTGCACGCGAGCAGCATCGATGCGGCGTCGCTCGAACCTCCGCCCAGGCCGGCGCCGAGCGGAATGCGCTTCTCGATCTTCATCTGCACCGGCAGGTCGCGCCCGGTGGCCTCCTGGAGAAGCAGGTGCGCGCGGACGGCAAGGTCCTTGCGGATTGGCCAGTCGATTTCGGGTCTGTGCACGGCGTCTTCGGCCCACATGATCGCGTAGCGAGAGAGCGAGCCGCCGGGCAGGCGCGTCAGGGTCAGATCGTCACAAAGCGAGATGCGCACCATCCACGAGCAGATCGGATGCCGCGCATCGCCCGACGCCGAATCGGCGCGGCCGACGGCGAGTGCGAGATTCACCTTCGCCGGGGCGCGAAATGTCACCGAATCGGCCATGGGAGATGGAGGATAGTCGGCGCGCGGGGCAACTGCCGCTAAAGGATCGCGCGCGGCGCCCTTCAGCCCCGTGATCGCGTCAATCCTGGTGCGAGCGCTTGGGCTCCTGGACCGTGACGACCATGACCATCACGACGCACACCAGCCCGAGCACATAGCCCAGCCACGGCTTGGTCGAACCGGCGCCGCCGGCCCGGGGCGGCGGCTCGTTGGTCTTGAGGGCCGCCAGATCGCGCTCGGTCCACACCGTCGGAGCGGTGCGCGGAATAGGGGCTCGCATCTGGCGCACCACGATATGGCTGGGTCGCCAGGTCTGCGGCATGACGAATTCGAACTTGAGCGGGATGCCCGATGAAGCGCCGCCGACGCTGCTGGCCGCGAGATCGCCGCCGTCGTAGAGGAATCGCCCCTCTTCGGCGCTGTCCGGCTGGTACTTCTGAATGAACGCGCTCGGGTAGATGGGCTCGTAGGTCTCCTCCGGTGAATCGGTGCGGCAGACGAGGTACACCTGCGCTTTGGTGAGGCGAAGCTTGTCGCCTTTGTCCGCGGCGGCGTTGTCGATCAACACGTCAACGATGGTCAACTTGAACCGGTTGCCCGGCGCCTGCATGGCGCGATTGATGCCCTTGGCCTCCTCGTCGAGGAAGTTGCTCGGCAGCGCCTCGTCGTTAATCTCGTACACGCCTTGCACCTTGACCTGGTCGGGTCCGAGGCCCTGGCGACTCTCGCCGCTGTTGATGCTCTCGGAATAGAGGCTGGCGGCGCGGGCCAGATCGGGATACCAGCGGGCGAGGTTGTTGGGGGCGTACATCGAGCCTTTGCTGGCCCAGGTGTAGAACTTCGCCGTCCAATCATCCACCGGCAACCAGAGGTGGCCGGACGTACCCGAGGGCCGGTTGACTTCGCCGTGCTCATCGACTTTCCAGCCTCGGTAGCCGAGCATCTCGGAAGGCATCTGGAGCATCTGGATGCCCAGCAGGAGCATTCCGATGGTGAGCACGCCGGACGCGGCTCCCAGCACGCCGCCGCCGATGAAGTTGGTCGTCGTCGAGAAGTGCACCTGGGCCGGGCAGGCTTTGCCGACGATCAGGCGCAGGATGAACAGGCTCAATGAGAACACGACCACGAGCGTGAGCCCCCATGCGTAGTCGGGCATCTTGCTGCCGAGGAACAGCATGACGATCGGCTCCCAGGCGGCAAACGCGATGGCGCCGGCGACGACGACGCACGCGAAGTGCAGCAGCGCCGAGAAGAAGCCGTACGCCGCGAGAATCCACGCGGTCACGCCGACCAGCAGGACGACGAGGATGTTCATGATCATGGATGTCTACTCCTCAAGTCCGGGGCCGGCGCGATCGGGCCGGCCGCATTGAGTTCTCTGCCGCGCGCCACAACGGGCGCCGCCGATCACGCAACCTCTGCCTGGGGCGCCGGCGGCGCCTGCCCGGTTCGCGTGATACGAATCACCTCTTCGATGCTGGTCACGCCGTCGATGGCCTTGCGCAGCGCGGCTTCCTGAATGCTGATGGTCTTGATGCGCCGCATGTGCGTCTTGAGGCCGTTGAGATCGCCGGCGGCGACGAGTTTGCGGGCGTCGCTATCAAACACCATAACCTCGAACGCGCCGGACTGGCCGCGGTAGCCCAGCCCACCGCAGGCCGGACAGGTCTCTTCGCGGTTGCGCTCGATGACCTTGCCCGAGTGCTTGAAGAGCTGCTTGACCTGTTCGGGCGGCAGGCCGAGTTTGCGCAACTGGTTCGGATCGGGCTGATAGGGCACCTTGCAGTTGTCGCACAGGCGGCGAAGCAGGCGGCAGGAGATGACGGCCTTCATCGGCTCGGCGGCGAGTTTCAGATCGCCCACGGCCTTGGCCCACTTCGCCAGCGCTTCGAGCCCCGAGTCGGCCCGCACGCCGATGTACTGCAGCGGACCGCGCATCCCCGGCGCCGCCGCCTCCTGCGCGGTGCGGTTGTCCGGAATGTCTTCGATCATCACGATTGTGGGATCGCGCCGCAGCATGGAGCGGAGTTCCGTCGCGAAGTCCACGCCCTTTTCGGGCTTGAATTCGGAGTGGCCAACGCCGTCGATGAGCACCAGCCGCTCGATCTCGAGCGTGCGGATGTTGGCGGTGAATGCATCGTGCCGGCGGAGCATGGAATAGAGCATGGTGGTGCGGCCGTTGCCCGCCGGGGCCGAGACGAGCACGATGCCGTGCAGATCCGCCGTCGCCTTGTCCAGCGCTTCAACCTGGCGCGGCAGCAGGCCCAGGTCTTTAGGCTTGATGTCCACTCGCTTCTTGAGGTCGATGTCCATCGTCAGCGTCTGCCCCGCCGTCGAGCCGGCCGAGCGTACTCGGATCTCGTGCGTTTCGGTGCCGAAGCGTGCGGTGAAGTCGCCCATCTGCCGGCGGCGCTTGTCGGCCACATCCAGAGCCGCCGAACGCTTGATGTAGTCGATCAGGGCATTCGCCACGCCGGGGTCGAGCGGTTCGCGACGGAAGCGCACGCCGTCCACGATCTGGCTGACCTGGTACTGGCCGCTGCGGTTGGGAACGAGTTCGACGGAAGACGCCCGCTGCACCAGAGCCGGAGTGAGCATGTCCTCCATCGTCATGTGAACGAGGAAGAGCGGATCGTCCTTGGCGGGCAGGCCGCGGGCCACGCCGCTGGCGTCGATGACCGAGATCGCCGCGGCCTTCTGCTGACGAGCCGCAGATCGCGCGGCCATGCGCTGGCGGAAACCCTCGGCGGAGACGCGGAACGCCTGGTCTTCGGGCACGTTGCGGTTGTGATAAATCCAGTAGGCGATGCTCGAACCCCACATGACCAGCAGGCCGGCGGTGAAGCCGACGGCCGGCCACCAGACCACGGGCATGGGCAGGATCATGATGGCAAAACCCAGCGTGCCGCAGATCAGGTGCGCAATGTTCCAGCCTTCGCGGTTGAAGTGCCAGTAGAGCGTGTCCTTGTCCCAGATGGTGGAAGTCACCCAGCCCCAGAGGCAGAGGAAGACGAGTGC is a window encoding:
- the tadA gene encoding Flp pilus assembly complex ATPase component TadA, whose amino-acid sequence is MPLSLAVEWYILVGPWVPLIALVFLCLWGWVTSTIWDKDTLYWHFNREGWNIAHLICGTLGFAIMILPMPVVWWPAVGFTAGLLVMWGSSIAYWIYHNRNVPEDQAFRVSAEGFRQRMAARSAARQQKAAAISVIDASGVARGLPAKDDPLFLVHMTMEDMLTPALVQRASSVELVPNRSGQYQVSQIVDGVRFRREPLDPGVANALIDYIKRSAALDVADKRRRQMGDFTARFGTETHEIRVRSAGSTAGQTLTMDIDLKKRVDIKPKDLGLLPRQVEALDKATADLHGIVLVSAPAGNGRTTMLYSMLRRHDAFTANIRTLEIERLVLIDGVGHSEFKPEKGVDFATELRSMLRRDPTIVMIEDIPDNRTAQEAAAPGMRGPLQYIGVRADSGLEALAKWAKAVGDLKLAAEPMKAVISCRLLRRLCDNCKVPYQPDPNQLRKLGLPPEQVKQLFKHSGKVIERNREETCPACGGLGYRGQSGAFEVMVFDSDARKLVAAGDLNGLKTHMRRIKTISIQEAALRKAIDGVTSIEEVIRITRTGQAPPAPQAEVA
- a CDS encoding CvpA family protein, producing MIMNILVVLLVGVTAWILAAYGFFSALLHFACVVVAGAIAFAAWEPIVMLFLGSKMPDYAWGLTLVVVFSLSLFILRLIVGKACPAQVHFSTTTNFIGGGVLGAASGVLTIGMLLLGIQMLQMPSEMLGYRGWKVDEHGEVNRPSGTSGHLWLPVDDWTAKFYTWASKGSMYAPNNLARWYPDLARAASLYSESINSGESRQGLGPDQVKVQGVYEINDEALPSNFLDEEAKGINRAMQAPGNRFKLTIVDVLIDNAAADKGDKLRLTKAQVYLVCRTDSPEETYEPIYPSAFIQKYQPDSAEEGRFLYDGGDLAASSVGGASSGIPLKFEFVMPQTWRPSHIVVRQMRAPIPRTAPTVWTERDLAALKTNEPPPRAGGAGSTKPWLGYVLGLVCVVMVMVVTVQEPKRSHQD